From the Brachybacterium sillae genome, the window CGCGGCGAGACGCTGCTCCGTGTGATCCAGGAAGGTGACCAGCTCGAGGTACGCGTGGGCGTAGGGCGTGAGCGCGGCCTCGGTGTCCTGCGCCTGGGCCGGATCGACCGTGCCGATCGTCCGCAGCTGGGTCCCGTCCTGCACCTGCACGGAGCCGTCCTCGGCCACGGAACCGAAGGCGAGGGCCTCGCGCACCTGCTCCGGGTCGTGCTCCACCGCCGGGGGAGCAGCCGACACCAGCGGCGCAGCGGGCCGCCGACCGGCCAGGGCGGCCGGGGAGGGGGCGGCGGGACGCGGGGTGGGCGTCGCGGTGGTGTCGCCGGACTCGGTCACGGGAGCTCCTCGGGGTGTTGGTCCGCCGGGGGCGGACGGACGGTCGGCAGCGCCGACGGACAGGACGAGGTGACGGACGCCACCTCGGACCGGAACTCTACCGCGCACCGGTGGGCGTACCGCCCAGGGGATCGCCCGCTGAACGGGGGACGGACGGGCGGGATAATGGGTACACCCGTCCCTCCCAGAAAGGAACCGCGCCCATGGCGAAGGTCACCCCGCTGTCCGGCTTCCCCGAGTGGCTGCCCGCTCAGAGGCAGGTCGAGCTTTACGTCCTGGACATGTTCCGCGAGGTGGCCGAGCTGCACGGCTTCTGCTCCCTGGAGACCCGCGCGGTGGAGCCGCTGGAGCAGCTGTTGCGCAAGGGTGAGATCGACAAGGAGGTGTACGTCCTGCGCCGCCTCCACGCCGAGGACGGTGAGGACGACGGCGACCCCGCCCGCACCCTCGGTCTGCACTTCGATCTCACGGTGCCGCTGGCGCGGTACGTGCTCGAGCACCAGAACGACCTCGCGTTCCCCTTCCGCCGCTACCAGATCCAGAAGGTGTGGCGTGGTGAGCGCCCGCAGGACGGCCGCTTCCGTGAGTTCTACCAGGCCGATCTCGACATCGTCGGGCAGGACACCCTGCCGGGGCACATGGAGGCGGAGGTCGCGATCGTGATGGCGGAGATCCTCCACCGTCTGCCGCTGCCGACGGTGTCGATCCGCGCCAACACCCGCGAACTGTCGGAGGGGTTCTTCCGGTCCATCGGGTTGGAGGACGTCCCGGCCGTGCTGCGCGGGCTCGACAAGCTCGCGAAGATCGGCCCCGACGCGGTGGAGGCTCTGCTGCGCCAGGAGGCCGGGGCCGACGCCGAGCAGGCGCGCCGCGCCCTGGACTTCGCGAGCATCCGTACCCCGGATGCGTCCTTCGCCGACCGCGTGCGAGAGCTCGGCGGGGCCGGTGAGCAGGTCGAGGCGGGCATTGCGGCCCTCACCGCCGTCGTGGAACGCGTGAATCGGGCCGTGCCGGGGATCTGTCAGGCCGACCTCTCGATCGCCCGCGGTCTCGACTACTACACCGGCACCGTGTTCGAGACCTTCGTCGAGGGTCACGAGTCCCTCGGATCGATCTGCTCCGGGGGGCGCTACGACCGTCTCGCCTCCGACAACCGACACACCTATCCCGGGGTCGGCCTGTCGATCGGCCTGTCACGCCTGGTCTCCCGCATGCTGTCGGCCCCGATGGTCACCGCCAGCCGGGCGGTGCCCTCGTGCGTGCTGGTGGCGGTCCCGCAGGAGGAGCGACGCGGCGATGCCGATGCCGTCGCCCGGGATCTGCGCTCCCGTGGCATCCCCTGTGAGGTCTCGCCCGCGGCGCAGAAGATGGGCAAGCAGATCCGGCACGCGGAGCGGCGCGGGATCCC encodes:
- the hisS gene encoding histidine--tRNA ligase translates to MAKVTPLSGFPEWLPAQRQVELYVLDMFREVAELHGFCSLETRAVEPLEQLLRKGEIDKEVYVLRRLHAEDGEDDGDPARTLGLHFDLTVPLARYVLEHQNDLAFPFRRYQIQKVWRGERPQDGRFREFYQADLDIVGQDTLPGHMEAEVAIVMAEILHRLPLPTVSIRANTRELSEGFFRSIGLEDVPAVLRGLDKLAKIGPDAVEALLRQEAGADAEQARRALDFASIRTPDASFADRVRELGGAGEQVEAGIAALTAVVERVNRAVPGICQADLSIARGLDYYTGTVFETFVEGHESLGSICSGGRYDRLASDNRHTYPGVGLSIGLSRLVSRMLSAPMVTASRAVPSCVLVAVPQEERRGDADAVARDLRSRGIPCEVSPAAQKMGKQIRHAERRGIPFVWFPADEDGGHRVKDIRSGDQTDADPATWMPAEEDRLVRVTPVDPAR